A single region of the Pseudomonas mandelii genome encodes:
- a CDS encoding HlyD family secretion protein produces MSETVQPVPEVPAPKPPEPAADPAKKGIKWVLLLILLSLAWYLAADRFTPYTQQARVGAFVIPVASEVAGRVIRVNVRNNQDIQAGDVLFEVDPQPYQIAVDRARADLESTRRQIGASTAGIASAQANLRAAQANELKAKQDNQRLEGLYREDPGTISVRLLEVSRANREQAVSQVAAARAEVQRAREQEGGSEEDNALLRSAATALSKAELDLSNTQIRARSAGLVTDLRTDAGQFAAAGGPVMTLIAIHDVWISADMTENNLGLVKVDTPVAIVLDAFPGEVFDGRVRSVGYGVSVGQTPAPGTLPSVQNSRDWLRPAQRFPVIIELSEDARKTLRDSGAIRAGGQAEVMAFPTQGNPLNPLGRLFVGFMSWLSYAY; encoded by the coding sequence ATGAGTGAAACCGTGCAGCCTGTCCCCGAGGTGCCCGCCCCAAAGCCTCCTGAGCCTGCCGCTGACCCGGCGAAAAAAGGCATCAAATGGGTGCTGCTCCTGATCCTCCTGAGCCTGGCGTGGTACTTGGCGGCCGACCGTTTCACGCCCTATACGCAACAAGCCCGCGTGGGCGCCTTTGTCATTCCGGTCGCCTCGGAAGTCGCCGGCCGGGTGATCCGCGTCAACGTGCGCAACAATCAGGACATCCAGGCGGGCGACGTGCTATTCGAAGTGGACCCGCAGCCGTATCAGATCGCCGTCGACCGCGCCCGCGCAGACCTTGAATCGACCCGTCGGCAGATCGGCGCCAGCACCGCCGGTATCGCTTCGGCGCAAGCCAACTTGCGCGCGGCCCAGGCCAACGAACTGAAGGCGAAACAAGACAATCAACGTTTGGAAGGTTTGTACCGCGAAGACCCCGGAACCATTTCCGTGCGTCTGCTCGAAGTGTCTCGCGCCAATCGTGAACAGGCGGTCAGCCAGGTCGCGGCCGCCCGCGCCGAAGTGCAACGCGCCCGCGAGCAAGAAGGTGGCAGCGAGGAAGACAACGCCCTGCTGCGAAGCGCCGCCACGGCGCTGTCGAAAGCCGAGCTGGATCTGTCCAACACGCAGATTCGCGCCCGTTCGGCGGGGTTGGTCACCGACCTGCGCACCGACGCCGGGCAGTTCGCCGCGGCCGGTGGCCCGGTCATGACCCTGATTGCCATCCACGATGTCTGGATCAGCGCGGACATGACTGAAAACAACCTCGGTCTGGTGAAAGTCGATACGCCTGTGGCGATCGTCCTGGATGCATTCCCGGGCGAAGTGTTCGACGGACGCGTGCGCAGTGTCGGTTATGGCGTCAGTGTCGGACAGACACCGGCGCCTGGCACCTTGCCCAGTGTCCAGAACAGCCGCGACTGGCTGCGACCGGCCCAGCGTTTTCCGGTGATTATCGAGCTCTCCGAAGACGCCCGAAAAACCTTGCGTGACAGCGGCGCCATCCGTGCTGGCGGGCAGGCCGAAGTCATGGCCTTCCCGACTCAAGGCAACCCGCTGAACCCGTTGGGTCGGCTGTTTGTGGGTTTCATGAGCTGGCTGAGCTATGCCTACTAA
- a CDS encoding DUF2955 domain-containing protein, with amino-acid sequence MPTKRTPREQRALRLATGTALCLAASFGLGLPIPFLAPVLCLILLASINRPLPFKAAVVLALAAMLTTGLGLLLIPILRYYPFSGVLLIGLSLFLVFRFGLRGGNALIVTFLVIGLTMISSAGVAEFDLAAMVIGALVKGLLLAVAVVAISHGLFPDPPNAPSPPPAPTLPAEEVSRVALRATLIVLPTFLLALIDPAGYLPIILKAVSLGQQSSTTNAHTAGRELVGSTLLAGLLAILFWSALSLFVHLWMFFLWMLLFGLVLARKLYALSPTGFSPGFWLNALITLIILLGQSVQDSIAGKDVYTAFAVRMGLFLAVTLYACLMVYLLEQRPRKAQGLT; translated from the coding sequence ATGCCTACTAAACGCACGCCCCGGGAACAGCGCGCATTACGCCTGGCCACTGGCACGGCGCTGTGCCTTGCCGCCAGCTTCGGCCTCGGGTTGCCGATCCCCTTTCTCGCGCCGGTGCTGTGCCTGATCCTGCTGGCCTCGATCAATCGCCCGTTGCCGTTCAAGGCAGCCGTGGTGCTCGCATTGGCTGCGATGTTGACCACGGGCCTCGGCCTGTTGTTGATCCCGATCCTGCGTTATTACCCCTTCAGCGGCGTGCTGCTGATCGGTCTGAGCCTGTTCCTGGTCTTCCGTTTTGGCCTGCGCGGTGGAAATGCCCTGATCGTGACCTTTCTGGTGATTGGCCTGACGATGATTTCCTCGGCCGGCGTTGCCGAATTCGATCTGGCGGCGATGGTCATCGGTGCGCTGGTCAAGGGCTTGCTGCTCGCCGTAGCGGTCGTGGCGATCAGTCACGGGTTATTCCCGGATCCGCCCAACGCCCCTTCCCCGCCACCCGCCCCGACGTTGCCCGCCGAAGAGGTCAGCCGAGTGGCGCTACGTGCAACCCTGATCGTGTTACCGACGTTCCTGCTCGCGTTGATCGACCCGGCCGGTTACCTGCCGATCATCCTCAAAGCCGTCAGCCTGGGCCAACAAAGCTCCACGACCAACGCCCACACAGCCGGTCGCGAACTCGTTGGCTCAACCTTGCTCGCAGGCCTGCTGGCGATCCTGTTCTGGAGCGCCCTCAGCCTGTTTGTGCACCTGTGGATGTTCTTTCTGTGGATGCTGCTGTTCGGCCTGGTGCTGGCGCGCAAGCTCTACGCGCTGAGCCCGACCGGGTTCAGCCCGGGGTTCTGGCTCAACGCCCTGATCACGCTGATTATCCTGCTGGGCCAGTCGGTTCAGGACAGCATCGCAGGCAAGGACGTGTACACCGCGTTTGCGGTGCGCATGGGCTTGTTCCTTGCCGTCACGTTGTACGCCTGCCTGATGGTTTATCTGCTCGAGCAGCGGCCGCGAAAGGCTCAGGGGTTAACCTGA
- a CDS encoding YMGG-like glycine zipper-containing protein has protein sequence MSKVSSIGLSIALTVACTQGWAATVVPMKGQSSQQTQLDINECNSIASSQAASTAQPASGGRLRGAAAGAAAGSAGAEVRGRQHDEFYERIDDDTKQDYRQDRAKETAVAGAVVGGSRQRQERRAQEKTSAATTSTAYTSCLQGKGYQVNP, from the coding sequence ATGAGCAAGGTGTCATCCATCGGCCTGAGCATCGCATTGACGGTTGCGTGCACCCAGGGTTGGGCTGCAACGGTCGTTCCGATGAAAGGGCAGAGTTCGCAACAGACCCAGCTGGACATCAATGAATGCAACAGCATCGCGTCCAGTCAGGCCGCGTCGACCGCACAGCCTGCTTCCGGAGGGCGATTGCGTGGTGCTGCCGCGGGGGCCGCCGCGGGATCGGCCGGGGCAGAAGTGCGCGGGCGTCAGCATGACGAGTTTTATGAGCGCATCGATGACGACACGAAACAGGACTATCGGCAGGACCGCGCGAAAGAGACCGCCGTGGCCGGTGCCGTGGTGGGCGGCTCGCGTCAGCGTCAGGAACGCCGGGCACAAGAGAAAACCAGTGCCGCAACGACCTCGACGGCGTACACCAGTTGCCTGCAGGGCAAGGGGTATCAGGTTAACCCCTGA
- a CDS encoding DUF3772 domain-containing protein, with protein sequence MRNALKSMMFVVLTLLATSDGALSAADILPAAGITSGTSSLVISQSDLQNLQIRLDRIKQQISLANNLTQMVGLQDAVQSFINDVDSLQSSLLPEQKQLQAQLDVLGPVSLDDVESEKSDIATQRAYLSEQKTKVDSSLKTLTALRNNAAGLLIQIAGIRRNLLESEVTLRSGSILGPGFWAPLFSPLKEDRQRLSEFIQQASSAIKAAWQPGERLFTIALIVLALGVWSWGRRIAERGLTWVCIHRMPEGRLRRSSLALASVVATLLTTAFAMQLLFYALTRQLPLSPLIQNFADEFEKIIYVCILITGLSRALLSTRHPSWRLPAISDPVALAIQPFPRILAVTLLILVSLAQITNVTGMSPPAILFGRGLIALVVTLIIGTLFRRASRVRRAVAATGEAPESSTTLAGLIYSLAGFATVVSLIALLIGYISLARFITYQLVWGFIILSGFYLLTQLFRDSCEYLFSPKSPSGKALKQLLGIGDVRLEQASIILSGVGRAGLMLLAVISLFVGGVGTTLGQLFTQTFAILGGDGLRKLNIIPGHLLNALLALFIGIYLIRALRRWLDNEFLPKTDMDPGMCASLSTLFSNIGYALVILLTLSSLGIEWTNLAWIVSALSVGIGFGLQEIVKNFVSGLILLTERPVKVGDLISISGVEGDIRRINVRATEIQLSDRSIVIVPNSQLISQNLRNVTLGGSAQGVATLELMFPLDIDPEQVQNLLYDTYRENETILDKPATFVRFSKLTPEGITLTVTGYVSSPRIVGTTKSDLLFEILKRLGAAGIELAKPASTV encoded by the coding sequence ATGCGTAATGCATTGAAGTCAATGATGTTCGTCGTGCTCACGCTGCTTGCAACCAGTGACGGAGCGCTGTCGGCCGCCGACATACTGCCGGCTGCCGGTATTACATCGGGTACTTCGTCGTTAGTCATTTCTCAGAGTGATCTGCAAAACCTGCAAATCCGCCTTGACCGAATCAAGCAACAGATTTCGCTGGCCAATAACCTCACCCAGATGGTCGGCCTGCAAGATGCTGTTCAGTCGTTTATCAACGACGTGGATAGCCTGCAGTCATCCCTGCTGCCCGAACAGAAGCAACTGCAAGCCCAACTTGATGTGTTGGGCCCGGTATCACTCGACGATGTAGAGTCAGAGAAATCGGATATCGCGACGCAAAGAGCCTATCTCTCCGAGCAAAAGACCAAAGTCGATTCCAGCCTGAAAACCCTGACAGCACTCAGAAACAATGCTGCCGGTCTCCTTATTCAAATCGCCGGTATTCGCCGCAACCTGCTGGAATCCGAAGTCACGCTGCGCAGCGGCAGTATCCTGGGGCCGGGGTTCTGGGCGCCATTGTTCAGTCCGCTGAAGGAGGACCGCCAGCGGCTGAGCGAATTCATCCAGCAGGCTTCCAGCGCCATCAAGGCCGCCTGGCAACCCGGCGAACGCCTGTTCACCATCGCATTGATCGTGCTGGCCCTGGGTGTTTGGTCCTGGGGCCGAAGAATCGCGGAGCGCGGGCTGACCTGGGTGTGTATTCATCGAATGCCGGAAGGACGTTTGCGTCGAAGCTCGCTCGCACTGGCCTCTGTCGTGGCGACGCTGCTGACCACTGCTTTTGCGATGCAACTGCTGTTTTATGCGCTCACCCGGCAATTGCCGTTGTCGCCTTTGATTCAGAACTTTGCCGATGAATTCGAAAAAATCATCTATGTGTGCATCCTGATTACCGGTCTGAGCCGGGCGCTGCTGTCGACCCGACATCCTTCCTGGCGACTGCCGGCCATCTCCGATCCCGTGGCACTGGCAATCCAGCCCTTCCCCAGAATACTGGCCGTCACACTGCTGATTCTGGTCAGCCTGGCACAAATCACCAACGTCACCGGCATGAGCCCGCCGGCCATTCTGTTTGGCCGCGGTTTGATCGCGCTGGTGGTCACGCTGATTATCGGCACGTTGTTCCGGCGAGCCAGCAGAGTCCGCAGAGCCGTTGCGGCTACCGGGGAAGCGCCCGAATCGAGTACCACCCTTGCCGGCCTGATTTATTCGTTGGCCGGTTTTGCGACGGTGGTATCGCTGATTGCGCTGCTGATCGGCTACATCTCCCTGGCACGGTTCATTACGTACCAACTGGTCTGGGGTTTTATCATCCTGTCGGGCTTCTACTTGCTGACGCAATTGTTCAGAGACAGCTGTGAGTACCTGTTTTCACCCAAGAGTCCAAGCGGCAAGGCGCTCAAACAATTGCTCGGAATCGGCGATGTACGCCTTGAGCAAGCGTCGATCATTCTGTCCGGTGTCGGTCGCGCCGGTTTAATGCTGCTGGCGGTCATTTCACTGTTTGTCGGTGGCGTCGGCACGACGCTGGGGCAACTGTTTACCCAGACGTTCGCCATCCTCGGCGGCGATGGCCTGCGCAAACTCAATATCATCCCGGGCCATTTGCTGAATGCGCTACTGGCCCTGTTCATCGGCATCTACCTGATTCGCGCACTGCGCCGATGGCTGGATAACGAGTTCCTGCCCAAGACCGACATGGACCCCGGCATGTGTGCCTCGCTCAGCACACTGTTCTCCAATATCGGTTACGCCCTGGTGATACTGCTGACCTTGTCATCCCTGGGCATCGAGTGGACCAACCTGGCGTGGATTGTCAGCGCCCTGTCGGTGGGGATCGGCTTCGGCTTGCAGGAAATCGTCAAGAACTTCGTCTCCGGGCTGATTCTGCTGACCGAGCGCCCGGTCAAGGTCGGCGACCTGATCAGCATCAGTGGCGTCGAAGGCGACATCCGCCGCATCAACGTCAGGGCCACCGAAATACAACTCAGTGACCGCTCGATCGTCATCGTGCCCAACTCACAACTGATCTCGCAGAACCTGCGCAACGTCACCCTCGGCGGCAGCGCACAAGGGGTGGCGACTCTGGAGCTGATGTTCCCGCTGGACATCGATCCGGAGCAAGTTCAAAACCTGCTGTACGACACGTACCGCGAGAACGAAACCATCCTCGACAAACCGGCTACCTTCGTCCGGTTCAGCAAACTGACCCCCGAAGGCATCACGCTGACGGTCACGGGCTACGTCAGCAGCCCGAGAATCGTCGGCACGACTAAAAGCGATTTGTTGTTTGAAATTCTCAAGCGATTGGGTGCGGCCGGGATTGAACTGGCGAAACCTGCATCGACGGTTTGA
- a CDS encoding helix-turn-helix domain-containing protein, which translates to MSASSPIQVQAFNTDDVAAQIRATPGWVQHYQQMSPGHFAGRVRYLDLQGVEIYEEQMNTRVEQNFSAPEGSLAFCFDRSDNALYVLNGESRNIWITPENYQEVAVVFGPEFVQRHGLNVARLEGLFMSPLNSGQNALFSRWLSGTLTRLAETLDPPSKEALTQQLLEDCLYILDNACVCLDHGGLQRRTEERAVMKRIGEWAADSPEETLNLLELSQVAGVSLRQLQHAFKAFTGMTPTHWLRLRRLNSAHRELLARTPNDTTVAEVAMNWSFWHLGRFSSSYRALFKELPSETLKRIRPSRT; encoded by the coding sequence ATGTCAGCGTCCAGTCCAATTCAGGTCCAAGCGTTCAACACCGACGATGTCGCTGCGCAAATCCGCGCCACGCCGGGTTGGGTTCAGCATTACCAGCAAATGTCGCCGGGGCATTTCGCCGGGCGTGTGCGCTACCTGGACCTGCAAGGCGTGGAGATTTACGAAGAGCAGATGAACACCCGGGTCGAACAGAATTTCAGCGCGCCCGAGGGTTCGCTGGCGTTCTGTTTCGATCGCAGCGACAACGCGCTGTATGTGTTGAATGGCGAAAGCCGCAACATCTGGATCACCCCGGAGAACTACCAGGAAGTCGCCGTGGTGTTTGGTCCGGAGTTCGTGCAGCGTCACGGTTTGAATGTTGCGCGGCTGGAAGGCTTGTTCATGTCGCCGCTGAACTCGGGGCAGAACGCCTTGTTCAGCCGCTGGTTGAGCGGCACCTTGACCCGCCTCGCCGAAACGCTCGACCCGCCGAGCAAAGAAGCGCTGACCCAGCAACTGCTCGAAGACTGCCTGTACATCCTCGACAACGCCTGTGTGTGCCTCGATCACGGCGGCCTGCAGCGCCGCACCGAAGAACGCGCAGTGATGAAACGCATCGGCGAATGGGCCGCCGACTCACCGGAAGAAACCCTCAACCTGCTGGAGCTCTCCCAGGTGGCCGGGGTTTCCCTGCGGCAGTTGCAGCATGCGTTCAAGGCCTTCACCGGGATGACGCCCACCCATTGGCTGCGCCTGCGCCGCCTCAACAGCGCCCACCGCGAATTGCTCGCGCGAACACCGAATGACACCACCGTTGCCGAAGTGGCGATGAATTGGTCGTTCTGGCATCTGGGGCGGTTTTCCAGCAGTTACCGGGCGCTGTTCAAGGAACTGCCGAGTGAAACGCTCAAGCGCATTCGCCCGAGCAGGACCTGA
- a CDS encoding glutamine synthetase family protein: MNAPFDQLLTWLKDHKITEVECVVSDLTGIARGKIAPTNKFLHERGMRLPESVLLQTVTGDFVDDDIYYDLLDPADIDMVCKPVADAVYVIPWAIEPTAIVIHDTFDKFGNPIELSPRNVLKKVLQLYTDKGWRPIVAPEMEFYLTQRCEDPDLPLKAPLGRSGRAESGRQSFSIDAANEFDPLFEDVYDWCELQGLDLDTLIHEDGPAQMEINFRHGDALDLADQITVFKRTMREAALKHNVAATFMAKPIGDEPGSAMHIHQSVVDIATGQPIFANADGTMSELFLHHIGGLQKYIPKVLPMFAPNVNSFRRFLPDTSAPVNVEWGEENRTVGLRVPTSTPDSMRVENRLPGADANPYLAIAASLLCGYLGMVERIEPSAAVQGRAYERRNLRLPITIEDALTQMEESETIGRYLGDKFVRGYVAVKRAEHENFKRVISSWEREFLMLSV; this comes from the coding sequence ATGAATGCCCCTTTCGATCAGCTCCTCACGTGGCTGAAAGATCACAAGATTACCGAAGTCGAGTGTGTGGTCAGTGACTTGACCGGCATTGCACGCGGCAAAATCGCACCCACCAACAAGTTCCTGCATGAGCGAGGCATGCGCCTGCCGGAAAGTGTGCTTTTGCAAACGGTAACCGGGGACTTTGTCGACGACGACATCTACTACGACCTGCTCGACCCGGCCGACATCGACATGGTCTGCAAGCCCGTCGCCGACGCGGTGTATGTGATTCCATGGGCGATCGAGCCGACCGCCATCGTGATCCACGACACCTTCGACAAGTTCGGCAACCCGATCGAACTGTCGCCGCGCAATGTGCTGAAGAAAGTGCTGCAGCTGTACACCGACAAAGGCTGGCGGCCGATTGTCGCGCCGGAAATGGAGTTCTACCTGACCCAGCGCTGTGAAGACCCGGACCTGCCGCTCAAGGCGCCGCTGGGCCGTTCGGGCCGTGCGGAAAGCGGTCGTCAGTCGTTTTCCATCGACGCCGCGAACGAATTCGATCCGCTGTTCGAAGACGTCTACGACTGGTGCGAACTGCAAGGCCTGGACCTCGACACACTGATCCACGAAGACGGCCCGGCGCAGATGGAAATCAACTTCCGTCATGGCGATGCGCTGGACCTGGCCGACCAGATCACTGTGTTCAAACGCACCATGCGTGAGGCGGCGCTCAAGCACAACGTCGCGGCAACCTTCATGGCCAAGCCGATTGGCGACGAGCCCGGCAGCGCCATGCACATCCACCAGAGCGTAGTCGACATTGCCACCGGTCAGCCGATCTTCGCCAATGCCGACGGCACGATGAGCGAGCTGTTCCTGCACCACATCGGCGGTCTGCAAAAGTACATCCCCAAAGTGCTGCCGATGTTCGCGCCCAACGTCAACTCGTTCCGCCGCTTCCTGCCGGACACCTCGGCCCCGGTCAACGTTGAATGGGGCGAAGAAAACCGCACCGTCGGCCTGCGAGTGCCGACCTCGACGCCAGATTCGATGCGCGTGGAGAACCGCTTGCCGGGGGCTGACGCCAACCCGTACCTGGCGATCGCGGCCAGTTTGTTGTGCGGTTATCTGGGCATGGTTGAACGCATCGAACCGAGTGCGGCGGTGCAAGGTCGAGCCTACGAGCGCCGCAACCTGCGCCTGCCGATCACCATCGAGGATGCGCTGACGCAGATGGAAGAGAGCGAAACCATCGGACGGTATCTGGGCGACAAATTCGTGCGCGGTTACGTGGCAGTCAAGCGTGCTGAACACGAGAACTTCAAGCGGGTGATCAGTTCCTGGGAGCGTGAGTTCTTGATGCTTAGCGTCTGA
- a CDS encoding polyamine ABC transporter substrate-binding protein — translation MRLLKSMVPAALAVLFSAVAQAQPTVSVYNWTDYIGETTLADFQAKSGIKVIYDVFDSNETLEGKLLAGRTGYDVVVPSNHFLARQVKAGAFLKLDRAQLPNFKNLDPKLLALLEKNDPGNEHSVPYLWGTNGIGYNVDKVKQVLGIDRIDSWEVLFEPENIKKLSQCGVSMMDSADEVFPAILNYMGMDPRSENPEDYKKAEAKLLSIRPYITYFHSSKYVSDLANGDICVAFGYSGDVFQAANRAKEAKNGVNIAYAIPKEGSNLWFDLLAIPADASNPKEAHAFINYLLDPQVIAKVSASVGYANPNPAAKEYMDAELVNNPEVYPPQAVLDKLYISTTPPQAIMRLMTRSWSKVKSNK, via the coding sequence ATGCGTCTATTGAAATCCATGGTGCCGGCCGCGCTTGCCGTGCTGTTCAGTGCCGTTGCCCAGGCTCAACCCACCGTCAGCGTCTACAACTGGACCGATTACATCGGCGAAACCACCCTCGCCGACTTCCAGGCCAAATCCGGGATCAAGGTGATCTACGACGTCTTCGATTCCAACGAAACCCTGGAGGGCAAGTTGCTCGCCGGGCGTACCGGGTATGACGTGGTCGTGCCGTCCAACCACTTCCTCGCCCGTCAGGTGAAGGCCGGCGCGTTCCTCAAGCTGGACCGTGCGCAGTTGCCCAACTTCAAGAACCTCGACCCGAAATTGTTGGCGCTGCTGGAGAAAAACGATCCGGGTAACGAGCATTCCGTGCCGTACCTGTGGGGCACCAACGGCATCGGCTACAACGTCGACAAGGTCAAGCAAGTGCTCGGCATCGACCGCATCGATTCCTGGGAAGTGCTGTTCGAACCGGAAAACATCAAGAAACTCAGCCAGTGCGGCGTATCGATGATGGACTCGGCCGATGAAGTGTTCCCGGCGATTCTCAATTACATGGGCATGGACCCGCGCAGCGAGAACCCTGAGGACTACAAAAAAGCCGAAGCCAAACTGTTGAGCATCCGGCCTTACATCACCTATTTCCACTCCTCCAAATACGTGTCGGACCTTGCCAACGGCGACATCTGCGTGGCCTTCGGCTATTCCGGTGACGTGTTCCAGGCCGCCAACCGGGCCAAGGAAGCCAAAAACGGCGTGAACATCGCCTACGCCATTCCGAAGGAAGGCAGTAACTTGTGGTTTGACCTGTTGGCGATTCCTGCCGATGCCAGCAACCCGAAAGAAGCCCATGCCTTCATCAACTACCTTCTGGACCCGCAAGTGATTGCCAAGGTCAGCGCCTCGGTCGGCTACGCCAACCCCAACCCCGCCGCCAAGGAATACATGGACGCAGAGCTGGTGAACAACCCTGAGGTTTACCCACCTCAGGCAGTCCTCGACAAACTCTACATTTCGACCACCCCGCCCCAGGCGATCATGCGACTGATGACCCGTTCCTGGAGCAAAGTGAAGTCCAACAAATGA
- a CDS encoding NAD(P)/FAD-dependent oxidoreductase, with protein sequence MNNEHAHSYYAATAKGLTPYPTLASDLVADVCVIGGGFTGVNTAIELAQRGLSVIVLEGRRIGWGASGRNGGQLIRGIGHDVSGFTRYVGEDGVRYLERAGIDSVELVGNRIREHGIECDLRWGFCELANTKAQFSAFKTERDSLAESGYAHETRLVGPEQIREQVVDSSVYAGGLVDMGSGHLHPLNLVLGEARLAQSLGVQIFEQSPVLELIHGSTVQVRCAGGTVRAGSLVLACNAHLEELEPKLSGKVLPAGSYIIATEPLAPEVAAQLIPQNLALCDQKVGLDYYRLSADRRLLFGGACHYSGRDPADITAYMRPQMLKVFPQLRDVRIDYQWGGRIGISANRFPQVGRLSQHPNVFYAQGYSGHGLNVTHWCAKLLGEAIHAGHSRGFDVFSAVPHMTFPGGPMLRSPLLALGMFWYRLRELVG encoded by the coding sequence ATGAATAACGAACACGCACATTCCTACTACGCGGCCACCGCCAAAGGCCTGACGCCCTACCCCACGCTGGCCTCGGACCTTGTGGCCGATGTCTGCGTGATCGGCGGCGGTTTTACCGGGGTCAACACCGCGATCGAGCTGGCTCAGCGCGGGCTCTCGGTGATTGTGCTGGAGGGCCGGCGGATTGGCTGGGGCGCCAGCGGGCGCAATGGCGGGCAGTTGATCCGCGGCATCGGCCATGACGTCAGCGGTTTCACCCGGTACGTCGGTGAGGACGGGGTGCGCTATCTGGAGCGTGCGGGGATCGACTCGGTGGAACTGGTGGGCAATCGCATCCGTGAACACGGGATTGAGTGCGACCTGCGCTGGGGGTTCTGCGAGCTGGCCAACACCAAGGCGCAATTCTCGGCGTTCAAGACGGAGCGCGACAGTCTGGCCGAATCAGGTTACGCCCACGAAACCCGTCTGGTCGGGCCGGAGCAGATCCGTGAGCAAGTGGTGGACTCAAGCGTCTATGCCGGTGGTCTGGTCGACATGGGTTCGGGCCATTTGCATCCGCTCAATCTGGTGCTGGGCGAAGCAAGGCTGGCGCAATCCCTTGGGGTGCAGATCTTCGAGCAGAGCCCGGTTCTGGAGTTGATCCATGGCAGCACGGTGCAGGTTCGCTGTGCCGGTGGCACGGTACGCGCGGGAAGTCTGGTGCTGGCCTGCAACGCGCACCTTGAAGAACTCGAACCGAAGCTCAGCGGCAAGGTGCTCCCGGCCGGCAGCTACATCATTGCCACCGAGCCGTTGGCACCTGAGGTTGCCGCGCAGTTGATCCCGCAGAACCTCGCGTTATGCGACCAGAAAGTCGGCCTGGATTACTACCGGCTCTCGGCGGACCGGCGCTTGCTGTTTGGCGGCGCCTGCCATTATTCCGGGCGCGATCCGGCTGACATCACGGCGTACATGCGCCCGCAGATGCTCAAAGTCTTCCCGCAATTGCGCGATGTGCGCATCGACTATCAATGGGGCGGCCGGATCGGCATCTCCGCCAATCGCTTCCCGCAAGTTGGCCGCTTGAGTCAGCACCCGAATGTGTTTTATGCCCAGGGTTACTCGGGGCATGGGCTGAACGTCACGCATTGGTGCGCGAAGCTATTGGGTGAAGCGATCCATGCCGGGCACAGTCGAGGGTTCGACGTGTTCAGCGCCGTGCCGCACATGACTTTTCCCGGCGGGCCGATGCTGCGCTCGCCGTTGCTGGCGCTCGGGATGTTCTGGTATCGACTGCGCGAACTGGTTGGCTGA
- a CDS encoding paraquat-inducible protein A, which yields MATTDQLIICEHCDCVYEKVTLAKHQKTLCTRCGGVLQRYNGLTVEQRLALTWTALMLWIFANFYPVMSISLKGLKNSATLWDSVLALSLGPITFIAMVAAIAMIIAPIFQLLLLIWVLSYALASRRSPGFSFCMRWLETLRPWSMLEVCLLGAMVAVIKLAGLLDVLPGIGLFALAVLSLMMIRIAGRDIRELWDIL from the coding sequence ATGGCTACGACTGACCAACTGATCATCTGCGAGCACTGCGACTGCGTGTATGAAAAAGTCACGCTCGCCAAACATCAAAAAACCCTGTGTACACGCTGCGGCGGTGTGCTCCAGCGCTATAACGGCCTGACGGTGGAACAACGCCTGGCGTTGACCTGGACGGCGTTGATGCTGTGGATTTTCGCCAATTTCTACCCGGTCATGAGCATCAGCCTCAAAGGCCTGAAAAACAGCGCAACCCTCTGGGACTCGGTGCTGGCCCTGAGCCTGGGGCCGATCACCTTCATTGCCATGGTGGCGGCGATCGCGATGATCATCGCGCCGATTTTCCAGCTGTTGCTGCTGATCTGGGTGCTGAGCTATGCCCTCGCCTCCCGGCGCTCGCCCGGTTTCAGCTTCTGCATGCGCTGGCTGGAAACCCTGCGGCCCTGGAGCATGCTCGAAGTCTGTCTGCTGGGAGCCATGGTCGCGGTGATCAAGCTCGCCGGGTTGCTGGATGTGCTGCCCGGCATCGGTCTGTTTGCCCTGGCCGTGCTCAGTCTGATGATGATCCGCATCGCCGGGCGCGATATCCGTGAGCTGTGGGACATTCTATGA